The stretch of DNA TACATTGAAGGAATTGCCAAGATCAACGGCCGCATAGTGGTGGTCTTGGATATGCTAAAGCTGCTCACCCCCGCGGAAATAATGCAGTTGCAGCCAAAAGCAGAATCTTCCGCTGCAGCTACGCGTACAAAGGCCTAACCAAAGGCATTGTCCAGCTTCCTTCCTTTTCTTCTGAAATACCTCTTCTCTTATGAAAAACCGCATTCTCATCGTCGACGATTCTTTCTACATGCGCACGATGCTCAAGAACATGCTCACCGATGCCGGCTATGATGTGGTAGGAGAGGCGGCTAATGGCCAGCAGGCTCTGGAACTTGCAACCCAAACTAAACCCGACCTGATTACGCTTGACGTTATTCTGCCCGATAACACTGGCCTAGACGTACTGAAAGGTATTCGGCAGGAGCAGCCTGACGTAAAAGTGGTTATGTGTTCCGCCGTAGGCCAGGAGGTAATTGTAAACGAGGCCCTAGAGAGCGGTGCAACTGCCTACATTGTAAAGCCTTTCTCCGAGGAGAAAGTGCTGGAAATTGTAGGAAGCGCCTTGCAGGATTCAGAGTCGAGTCAAGCTTAGCTCAGGCTGCTTACGCCTGCTTAGCTACCCATTTTGGTAGCTGATCTACATAATCCGCACTTTTTTCCGTGCTCAACACAACTCCCTCTTTCACCTTATTGCTCGGCAACCTGCCCACTTTTGTGTCGGCAGAGCTCACGCGGCTGTTGCATGCTGCCCCCTCTATGCGGGTAGTGGGCACAGCCGTGAGTGCAGATGAACTGGCCCGCCAGGCGCGGCGCTTGCAGCCAAGCTTAGTGGTGGTAGGGGAAAGCCAACTATTGGGTTTAGAGCAACTACGCCGCCATTACAATGGTCCCGTGTTGCTGTATACTACTCAGGCACCCTTGCCGGGTATGCTGAGGGAAGTGGCTCGCTTTGGCGTGAATGATTACCTCTCGGCAGCACCCTTGCACGATGGGTCAAAAATTGCAGAATGGGGACGCCAGGTCAGGCGGAAAGTGCAGGCTGCCCTGCCCAAGACTACAGCTTCTGTTGCTGCAAGTAGTGTGCTACGCCGGCAGGCTACTCCGTTACCGCCCCAAGGTGTGGTAGTAATTGGCGGTTCTACCGGGGCAGCTACTGCCGTTGAGCAGGTGCTGCGGGCATTGCCTGCTGATTTTGAATGGGCAGTTTTAGTAGCCGTGCATTTGCCCGTTTCTTTCACCCAAACGCTGGTTGAAAGGCTACGCCGGGCATCAATGATGCCCGTGCAGGCCGCCACCGAAGGTGCAATCTTGGAGGCCGGCAAGGTATTAGTTGCTCCCGGCGGCTTTAACTGTGCCATTAAGGCGAGTGGTAATTATCCATGGCTGGGGTGGCAGGTAAATTTCGTGCAGGAAGCCAGCCTGGAAATACCTTCAGTTGATATTCTTATGCAATCAGCAGCCCAGAGTGTAGGGCGCAATGTGCTGGGCGTAATTTTAACTGGCTTAGGTTACGATGGCACTGCGGGTGCCCGATCCATACGGGAAAAAGGAGGTGCTGTGCTGGCCCAGGATGAAGCCACCTCAGCTGTATTTGGCATGCCTAAGTCGGCGATTCAAGCCGGTTATGTTACGGCTGTAGCGCCATTGGCTGCCATCGCTGACCTCGTGTTAGGTCACGTGCGCACCCAGGCTACCAGCCGCATTAGTTTTGCTTCCGCTCCTTCCCAAGCTTTGTCACGATGAAGTCGAGGGAACAGGAGTACCGCGAGATATTTATGGCGGAGGCGCTCGAGTATTACGACGCCATGAGCCGCCACATCAGTGAGCTGGAACGCAACCCTTCTGATGAGCCCGCCCTGAATGAGCTTTTCCGGCTCATGCACAACCTGAAATCTAACGCCCGGGCAATGGGCTACACCCAAATTGGGGAGGCTGCCCACCATATGGAGACCATCTTCGGACTGATCCGAAGCAAGGATATGGCCTTCACAGGGCCCGTGGTACCTGTGCTGTTCGATGGTATTGACACCATTGGAGAAATGGTGCGCGCTGTGGGGGCCGAGCAGGAAACACCGGATATTTCCCGCCTGCTTGAAAACCTGGACCGCCTGAGCAAAGGCGAAGCGCCCATTCTGGACGAGGAAGAAGAGGAGGAAGAGGAAGCCAACCGCAAGCTTGAGCTGTCTGATCTGGTATACATCCAAATCAAGAAGCTTGACCACTTGCTCAACTTGGTGGGCGAATTAATTATTGACCGCGACCGAATCCTGACGCTTAGCCAGGAGATTGGTAACCCGGCCCTGGTGGCCGCGGCAGCACACTTCTCACGCATCGCCGATGACCTACAGTACAGCGTGATGGATGCGCGCCTGGTGGGAGTAGGCTCACTGTTCAACAAGTTCCCGCGGGTAGTGCGTGACGTAGCTACCGCCGAGCAGAAGGATGTGGAGCTGACAGTTATTGGTGAGGACATCCAGATTGACCGCAACATTCTGCAAATCATCACTGACTCTTTGCTGCATCTGGTGCGCAATGCTATAGGGCACGGCTTAGAAACTTCAGAAGAGCGAATAGCCGCTGGTAAAGCAGCGCAGGCAAACCTCACCCTTTCTGCTCAAACGGAACGCGACGACGTACTGATTCAGGTGATTGATGACGGGCGTGGTATTGACGTAGAAAGTGTGCGCCGCAAAGCCGTAGAGCGGGGCCTAATTGGAGCCGAAGCTGCTGCTACGCTTGACGATGATGCCGTCCGAGCTTTCCTGTTTGAGCCCGGCTTTTCAATGGCGAAGGAAGTCACGGAAATATCAGGTCGGGGCGTGGGCCTCGATGTGGTGAAGTTGGCAATCGACTCGTTGGGCGGGCAGTTGCGCGTAGATTCGGTGCTAGGCCAGGGTACTACGTTCACGCTGGTTCTTCCCACCTCAATTGCAGTAAAGGGCGCACTCTTGTTTGTGCTTGAGGAGCGCAACTACGCTATTCCGCTTATGCACACCGACTCCGTAGTGTCGTTGATGCCGGATGATTTCCATGTGGTGGGCGGCATGCTGCTGGCCCGCGTGCAGGATGAAAACTTAGCGGTGGTGCCGTTGCGCCGCCTGCTTCATAACGGTGATGGGCCGTTGCCGCCGGCCAGCAAAGCAGAACTGAGCGGGCGTCAAGACATCATTATCGTAAATTACAGCAACCGCAAACTGGGCCTTATCGTTGATCGTTTCCTGCGTCAGCAAGACATCGTGATTAAACCCATGAGCAAACCGCTGGATACCATTGATTTGTTTGGTGGTGTTACGCTGCTTGGCAGCGGACAAGTATGCCTGGTGCTTGATGTACCGGCGCTTACCCGTTTGTTTTTAGCCCGCCGACCTTAACAACCCTATTGCAGACCTCCGGTTACTAGCCTAGGCCAGTAGCCTCACCAATTGAAAGACTCCCTATGGATTTGCACATGACGGAACTGGAGCGGGACATTATCCGCGAAATCCTGAACATCGGGTTGGCTCGCGCCGCCGATTCGTTCGCGGTTATTGCCCAGGAAAAGGTGCTGCTTGAGGTTCCTAACCTAAACATTGTTTCGGGCCGAAGCATCCTGGAGAAGGTGCGGGAACTGCAGGAGCAGCATGTCATTATCCAGTCTGACATTCGGGGGGAGTTCAATGGCACTACGCTCATGTTCTTTTCTGGCCAGCATGTGCAGCGTCTTTCGCGCGTGTGCCTCCGCATGACCACTTCTGACTCCATTAAGATTGATGAGATGCAGGAGTCGTTGCTATTGGAAATCAGTAACATCATTACCGGCGCGCTGGTAACGCAGCTGGCCAATATTTTGAAGGCTAATATATACGGCGCCCCGCCCGTGAATCCGCACGATGATATGGCCAAGGCACTGCAAAGCCTAATGCTGGATCGGCCCATGGTGCAGCCACTGATTTTTAGCGTTATCACGCAGTTTTCAGATAAGGCAAACTCCGTGGAGTTGCCGCTCATGATCTTCTTCGACCGCGATACGTTTGAGAAGATTCTGGAAATCATTCGTACCTATGACTTCATGGGCGGGCAACAGCCTAACTAATGCTTTTACGGGCCGCCAGGCCTCTATTTTCGTTCTTGTGGCCTCCGGTGCTGGGGCAGAGCTACTTGGCTCTGGGCTAGTGCAGCGGAGGCCGCGGCCTTTCTTGCTTTACCTACCCTCACTTTTTCCTTCCTATGACTGATTCGACCAAATCTTCTCTGGAACAGAAACTTGCCAGCTTCGACCCAAATGCCCTCGGCGACTCCGCCGGTGGTATCTTTGGTTTGCCCTTTACACCCGAAGAAGCCCAGGTTGTAGTAGTGCCCGTACCATGGGAAGTTACCGTGTCGTACCGCGCGGGTACCGCCGAAGGACCCGCCGCCATTCGGGAGGCCTCCCTGCAGGTTGACCTCTATGACCCAGACTTGCCCGACGCCTGGCGCATGGGCCTGGCCATGGAAGAGCCCGATGAGCAAATTGCAGCGCAAAGCCTGGAGCTACGCCCAACCGCCGAAGAATATATTGGCTGGCTGGAAGACGGCGAGCCGGAGGAGGCGCATGCCCAGTTCTCAGATGTCCCTGCACGCATTGGGGTTAAAGGCTTAGCCTTGCTGGAGTGGCTGAAAGCCAAAACTGGGGCCTTACTCGATGCCGGTAAAGGCGTGGTAGTGCTGGGCGGCGACCATAGCACCCCCCTGGGCTATATGCACGCTTTGGCAGAGCGCCATGAAGAGTTTGGCATTCTGCAGATTGATGCTCACTGCGACCTGCGCCCCGCTTACGAGGGCTTTGAATACTCCCATGCTTCTATCATGTATAACGCTCTCAAGCTCCCGCAGGTAAAGAAGCTGGTGCAGGTTGGCATCCGCGACTACTGCCAGCAGGAGGCCGAGTACATTGAGCAAAGCAATGGCCGCGTAGCCCTCTTCGCCGACCGTTTCCTGCAGGCCGAGATGCTGGGTGGGAAATCCTGGAAGAAGGAGTGCAAGAAGATTATTGCTCAACTACCCCAGAAGGTCTACCTGAGCTTTGATATAGATGGGCTCGACCCCAAACTGTGCCCCGGCACGGGCACGCCCGTACCGGGTGGCCTGGAGTTTGAGCAGGCCTTATATCTGTTGCGCATGGTAGTACGCTCAGGCCGTATCATCATCGGCTGCGACCTGAACGAGGTGGCGCCCGGCGACACGGAGTGGAACGCCATTGTAGGAGCCCGCCTGCTCTACCATATGGCCAACTGGATGGGTGTTTCGCAGGGCCGGTTAAAGGCTCGGCCTACGGAGAAGTAGCCAGAACCCAACGCATGCGGGGTTTTTGCGTATCGGAGTATAGTCTTATTCCTATGGGCTTAGCAACTCTCTCCTCAACTCAACCCCTACACCAATCATGGGATTTATTCTCAAGTTTCTGCTCTCAGCCATCATTACCTATGTGTTGGCTAAATTCCTGCCAGGCTCTCACATTGGCGGCTTCAGTGATGCCATTATCCTAGTCATCGTACTGGCTATTCTGAACGCGGTTGTTAAGCCCATTCTCAAAATCATTGGTTTCCCAATCACCATCTTAACGCTAGGCCTGTTCCTGCTGGTTATTAATGCGTTGATTGTGATGATGGCCAGCTACCTGCTTACAGGGTTTGAAGTAGATGGCTTTGTGTCGGCGTTGATATTCAGTGTCGTGCTCTCCCTGGTTACTGCCGTCATTGACCTGATTTTTGATTAGGCCACTTACAGTCAAATAAAAAGTCCCGCCGGTAGCTACCGGCGGGACTTTTTATTTGACTGTAAGTGGCCTAACCTTCATCTGCTGCCAACTGTGCCCGGCGGCGCTGGCGCTGCCGCCAACTGCGCATGGCAAACAGGCTTACGGCTCCCAGCAACAGCAGCGGCCAGGCTGTCACCAAGGCCAACACTAGTCCAGTCAGCAATTCCCAGCCGTTGTAAAATGCTTGGGTAAAGCGGCTGGCAAAGGAAAGAATGGGGGCATCGGGACGGTTGAGGGGTAGCGTCTGGAAATAGGTAAGAGTAATGGTAGAGTAGCCGATCTGGTCGTTGAGTGTTTTGAGTCGGCTTTCCGTGGATTCTATCTCCTCGCGCACTTGCCCAATCTTTTCTTCAATAGCCAGAATATCAGCAATCTTCTTGGCCTGCGCGAGCAATGCTACATAGCGCTGCTCAACGGCTCGTTTGGTCCGTAGTCGAGCTGACACATCAGCATGTTCTGAAGTAACATCGTCAGTGCTGAGCGTTTTTGATTGGAGAATGCCTAGGCCATTAAGGCTGTTTAGCAGCTTCTGAAATTGGCCTGGTAACACCCGTATTTTCATTTGGTGTTCCCACTGGCCTTCCTGCCGCTCCTCCGAGGCATCCGAGATATAAGCGCCATAGGCATGGGTGAGGCTGTCCATCCGGGCGTTGGTCTTCACCAGGTCGTCTACTTTCACACGCACCTCCGCGTGGTAGATGATTTTGCGAGCAGAAGCGGGGGCAGCCGTGGGAACAGAGCCATCGGTTGGTAGGCCAGGTTGTGGCGCTTCCGGAGCAGGTGGCGCTTCGGGGGGCGGCGGAGCTGATGCATCAAGCTGAGGAGCCTCCATCAATTCAATTGCATGAAGTGCTTTATCCTCCGTGCCAGGCTCCTGCTGCTTACTACAAGCGCTAAAAAGCAAGATGCTGATAGCAAATACATTACATGCGGCAATTTTCATAAGCGTAGTGTATAAAAATGAGATGCCAACTCCACTAATGCTCCTTATAGATGTAACGTCAAGTATAGAAGTATCTGTATACAAGCAAAGAAAAAGCCTGCCCTCGGTTGAAGGCAGGCTTTTACTGAATTATAGGACTAATATTACAAGCGACGAATCTGGGCACCTAGCGCCGTTAGGCGCTTATCGATGTACTGATAACCCCGGTCGATTTGCTCCACGTTTTCGATTACGCTTCGGCCCTCGGCGGAGAGGGCCGCAATTAGTAGGGCCACACCCGCCCGAATGTCGGGGGAGGTCATGGTGATGCCGTGCAAGCGGTTACGCTGGTCGAGGCCGATAACGGTAGCGCGGTGCGGGTCGCAGAGGATAATCTGCGCGCCCATATCAATGAGCTTATCCACAAAGAACAGGCGCGACTCGAACATTTTTTGGTGAATGAGCACCGTGCCTTTGGCCTGAGTAGCTACCACCAAAATTACGCTCAGTAGGTCGGGCGTAAGGCCCGGCCAGGTGTGGTCGGAAATGGTCAGGATGCTGCCGTCGAGGTACGTATCAATCTCGTAGTGCTCTTGGGCCGGTATGAAGATATCGTCGCCACGGAACTCTAACTGAATACCCAGCTTCCGGAAGGTATCCGGGATGAGGCCTAGCTCCTGAATCTGACAGTCTTTAATCGTAATTTCGGAGCCCGTCATGGCCGCCAGGCCAATAAAGGAGCCGATTTCAATCATATCGGGCAGCATGCGGTGCTCAGTGCCTCCCAGGCGCTCCACGCCTTCAATAGTGAGCAGGTTAGAGCCAATACCGCTGATTTTGGCGCCCATGCGCACCAGCATTTTGCAAAGCTGCTGCAAATAAGGTTCACAGGCAGCATTGTAAATGGTAGTAGTGCCTTCGGCCAATACCGCGCCCATTACAATGTTGGCAGTACCGGTTACGGAAGCTTCATCCAGCAGCATATAAGCGCCGTGTAAGCGGCCCTGCGTGCTGATGCGGTAGAAGTCCTTGCCTTCCAGGGTGAGCTTACCGCCCAATTTCTCCAGGCCTACAAAGTGAGTATCCAGGGGACGACGGCCGATTTTGTCGCCGCCGGGCTTAGGAAGCTGGCATTTGCCAAAGCGCGACAACATCGGCCCCAGAATCATAACCGAGCCACGCAACGAGCGGCCCTGTGCAACAAACTCGGGGGTATCGAGATAGTCCAGATTTACGGCGTCAGCCTGAAAGCGGTAGGTGTCTGTTGACAGCTTGCCCACCTTTACGCCCATATCGCGCAGCAGCTCAATGAGCTTATTGACGTCGCGGATATCAGGGATATTGCTGATAGTGACGGGCTCATCGGTGAGCAGAACGGCACATAAAATCTGGAGCGCTTCGTTTTTGGCGCCCTGGGGCACGATTTCGCCTTTCAGCGCTTTACCGCCAATTACTTCAAAAGAGGCCATGTAGGAGAGGTGTTAGAAGCCAAGAGGTAGCAGCAAGAGACTAGAATACGTTTGGGTTCGTTCATTCCAGCGTCGTGGTGCTACCTTACAGCTCCTGCAAAGAAAAATTACTGCGGAGGTTGTTGTGGTTCCTGGCGGCCTTTTTTGCCACCACGGCGCTGCTTATCGCGCCGGTTATTGTTACCGCCGGAGCTACCGCGTCGGTTTTCACGCTCTTGGCGAGGCTGAGGTACGATAAATGGCGCAGGGCGGCCACCGGGGGAAGTAGTAAACTCAAAGAGATTCTGCGCATCCACCTGAGCGGGGTCGAGTGCAAGCTTGCCCGCCGAGAGCTCTTTTAAATGTTTCAGAATGGTGACATCCTTGGCATTTTCCTTGTTGTGGGAGCGGTACAGAAACTTCATAGTCCGCCCAATCACAATAGTAGCTTGCTCACGCTCGGTGGGGTCTTCCAGGGCAATGGCTTGCTCTATGAGCTGCTCCACGGCGCGGCCATACGCCCGCAGTTTGGGCCCCTTGCTGGGGTAGGCCACCCGGGCGGGTTTGGTCTGGTTAGCCGGGGCAGCCAGTGGAAAGGGGCTATCTACGTCAAGCTCACCATCGGCCATTTCAAACAGATGGTTCCACACCTTTTGCTGGCCGTCGGGCTGGTCGCGGAGGCTGGGTTGCAGCCGGAAGATAAGTTGCACGATTTGCTGCGCCCGGCGCGTACGCTCGGCGCGGTCCTCGATGTCGCGGAGCTGCTGGACGAGCTGAAAGGTGCTCTGACCGTACTCACGCTGGAGGAGTTCGTGTTTATGAAGAGA from Hymenobacter taeanensis encodes:
- a CDS encoding response regulator, whose amino-acid sequence is MKNRILIVDDSFYMRTMLKNMLTDAGYDVVGEAANGQQALELATQTKPDLITLDVILPDNTGLDVLKGIRQEQPDVKVVMCSAVGQEVIVNEALESGATAYIVKPFSEEKVLEIVGSALQDSESSQA
- a CDS encoding chemotaxis protein CheB translates to MLNTTPSFTLLLGNLPTFVSAELTRLLHAAPSMRVVGTAVSADELARQARRLQPSLVVVGESQLLGLEQLRRHYNGPVLLYTTQAPLPGMLREVARFGVNDYLSAAPLHDGSKIAEWGRQVRRKVQAALPKTTASVAASSVLRRQATPLPPQGVVVIGGSTGAATAVEQVLRALPADFEWAVLVAVHLPVSFTQTLVERLRRASMMPVQAATEGAILEAGKVLVAPGGFNCAIKASGNYPWLGWQVNFVQEASLEIPSVDILMQSAAQSVGRNVLGVILTGLGYDGTAGARSIREKGGAVLAQDEATSAVFGMPKSAIQAGYVTAVAPLAAIADLVLGHVRTQATSRISFASAPSQALSR
- a CDS encoding chemotaxis protein CheA — protein: MKSREQEYREIFMAEALEYYDAMSRHISELERNPSDEPALNELFRLMHNLKSNARAMGYTQIGEAAHHMETIFGLIRSKDMAFTGPVVPVLFDGIDTIGEMVRAVGAEQETPDISRLLENLDRLSKGEAPILDEEEEEEEEANRKLELSDLVYIQIKKLDHLLNLVGELIIDRDRILTLSQEIGNPALVAAAAHFSRIADDLQYSVMDARLVGVGSLFNKFPRVVRDVATAEQKDVELTVIGEDIQIDRNILQIITDSLLHLVRNAIGHGLETSEERIAAGKAAQANLTLSAQTERDDVLIQVIDDGRGIDVESVRRKAVERGLIGAEAAATLDDDAVRAFLFEPGFSMAKEVTEISGRGVGLDVVKLAIDSLGGQLRVDSVLGQGTTFTLVLPTSIAVKGALLFVLEERNYAIPLMHTDSVVSLMPDDFHVVGGMLLARVQDENLAVVPLRRLLHNGDGPLPPASKAELSGRQDIIIVNYSNRKLGLIVDRFLRQQDIVIKPMSKPLDTIDLFGGVTLLGSGQVCLVLDVPALTRLFLARRP
- a CDS encoding chemotaxis protein CheC codes for the protein MDLHMTELERDIIREILNIGLARAADSFAVIAQEKVLLEVPNLNIVSGRSILEKVRELQEQHVIIQSDIRGEFNGTTLMFFSGQHVQRLSRVCLRMTTSDSIKIDEMQESLLLEISNIITGALVTQLANILKANIYGAPPVNPHDDMAKALQSLMLDRPMVQPLIFSVITQFSDKANSVELPLMIFFDRDTFEKILEIIRTYDFMGGQQPN
- the speB gene encoding agmatinase, with the protein product MTDSTKSSLEQKLASFDPNALGDSAGGIFGLPFTPEEAQVVVVPVPWEVTVSYRAGTAEGPAAIREASLQVDLYDPDLPDAWRMGLAMEEPDEQIAAQSLELRPTAEEYIGWLEDGEPEEAHAQFSDVPARIGVKGLALLEWLKAKTGALLDAGKGVVVLGGDHSTPLGYMHALAERHEEFGILQIDAHCDLRPAYEGFEYSHASIMYNALKLPQVKKLVQVGIRDYCQQEAEYIEQSNGRVALFADRFLQAEMLGGKSWKKECKKIIAQLPQKVYLSFDIDGLDPKLCPGTGTPVPGGLEFEQALYLLRMVVRSGRIIIGCDLNEVAPGDTEWNAIVGARLLYHMANWMGVSQGRLKARPTEK
- a CDS encoding phage holin family protein; translated protein: MGFILKFLLSAIITYVLAKFLPGSHIGGFSDAIILVIVLAILNAVVKPILKIIGFPITILTLGLFLLVINALIVMMASYLLTGFEVDGFVSALIFSVVLSLVTAVIDLIFD
- a CDS encoding DUF4349 domain-containing protein, translating into MKIAACNVFAISILLFSACSKQQEPGTEDKALHAIELMEAPQLDASAPPPPEAPPAPEAPQPGLPTDGSVPTAAPASARKIIYHAEVRVKVDDLVKTNARMDSLTHAYGAYISDASEERQEGQWEHQMKIRVLPGQFQKLLNSLNGLGILQSKTLSTDDVTSEHADVSARLRTKRAVEQRYVALLAQAKKIADILAIEEKIGQVREEIESTESRLKTLNDQIGYSTITLTYFQTLPLNRPDAPILSFASRFTQAFYNGWELLTGLVLALVTAWPLLLLGAVSLFAMRSWRQRQRRRAQLAADEG
- the murA gene encoding UDP-N-acetylglucosamine 1-carboxyvinyltransferase; amino-acid sequence: MASFEVIGGKALKGEIVPQGAKNEALQILCAVLLTDEPVTISNIPDIRDVNKLIELLRDMGVKVGKLSTDTYRFQADAVNLDYLDTPEFVAQGRSLRGSVMILGPMLSRFGKCQLPKPGGDKIGRRPLDTHFVGLEKLGGKLTLEGKDFYRISTQGRLHGAYMLLDEASVTGTANIVMGAVLAEGTTTIYNAACEPYLQQLCKMLVRMGAKISGIGSNLLTIEGVERLGGTEHRMLPDMIEIGSFIGLAAMTGSEITIKDCQIQELGLIPDTFRKLGIQLEFRGDDIFIPAQEHYEIDTYLDGSILTISDHTWPGLTPDLLSVILVVATQAKGTVLIHQKMFESRLFFVDKLIDMGAQIILCDPHRATVIGLDQRNRLHGITMTSPDIRAGVALLIAALSAEGRSVIENVEQIDRGYQYIDKRLTALGAQIRRL
- a CDS encoding DUF4290 domain-containing protein, which gives rise to MTLPSLHKHELLQREYGQSTFQLVQQLRDIEDRAERTRRAQQIVQLIFRLQPSLRDQPDGQQKVWNHLFEMADGELDVDSPFPLAAPANQTKPARVAYPSKGPKLRAYGRAVEQLIEQAIALEDPTEREQATIVIGRTMKFLYRSHNKENAKDVTILKHLKELSAGKLALDPAQVDAQNLFEFTTSPGGRPAPFIVPQPRQERENRRGSSGGNNNRRDKQRRGGKKGRQEPQQPPQ